The Taeniopygia guttata chromosome 1A, bTaeGut7.mat, whole genome shotgun sequence DNA window GCGCAGGCACCAGCCACACATGGAGCATGATCACTTTATATATAAGTACAAGCTTTAACACAAACTAGtcagaaatattatttctggACCAGAGCACAAAAAAATATAAGGCAGGAACCATAGGTGAGGTGcaccttcctccttcttctctttaaaaatagaaaccaAAACCTCTGAGAGATCTTATTCGCAAGATAATTGAGAAAATTTGGTGTGTTCTGCTCAAGCTCAGATCTTCCAGAGAAAGAACCTTTAAGTACACGGATCAAGAAACGAAAACTAGGTGAAGTGATGAAAATCTGTAGCTGGCTGGAAGCCTTTGCAGACTGCAAGGCATCCACCCAACTCTTGACTCAAGCACATTACCTCCCAGCACATCAGAGGTGAGAATGCAGGTACCTGAAGGGGACAGATGACTGATCTTTCACCACAGTATAGATCAAAGGAAGTCTAGGATTTAGCTGCAGTTGTGCCACCGTACGAATCATCAGGGTATGTTAAACTGAGATGGCCTGTCCATCCCCAGGACCTCAGTTCCACTGTGTGTCAGAGAACAGCTGCACCAGGAGCAAGTGCAACAACAACCCACACCTGCCGAGCTGGTGGGACAGCGAGGGGCGGCCACGCTTCCGGCTGGGGCAGTGCCACTGAAAGGGGATCCCCACTTCTGATAAGCAGCAAGGGAGCAGGGAAACAATAGGTGGCTTGATGAGAGCTGCTCTACGATACTCCTGAGAAGCCCCACAGTCAGCACTGGCCAAAGAGGAAATTGGGGGTTTCCACAGCAACCTGTTCAGGGCACAAAGGGCCAACTGTCTAGGGGGAAGCAATGGAGGTGTCTCAGCACTCCTATTTTAAGAAGGGACAGTGGCTGAAGGCTGGAGTCTTTCTGAAGCCAAAGTACCTGCCAGAGCATTTCTGTACAGCGGGAATTTAATTGGGCATTAGTCCTGAAACCAGGGAGGAGCAGTTCTAGAGGAGGGAGTTACTGCACACTTTGGTCTAACTAAAAGATGAGGCCTTCAACAGTgtaagaaagctgaaaaaacagCATTGCACTCGGCTCCCTAATCTTACTAATACAGTACAtgacacacagaaaaaaaaaatccccagactGATGGAGACAGCTAAGAAAGTTATCTCTCAGACATATAGGATTGAAAGAGAAAATCAgagggcaaaaaaacccaaatacatttaatttaaaataggGAGATCTAGAATTTATTTACACGAACGCTACCCAAAATATTAACAACTCTGgaaatgcaaaaccaaaaacaatGGCTGGAATCTGATCAGTCTGTGATAATTAATTCATCCACACCCCAGTCTTCATAGCTCCCATCTGGAAGGTAACGACGGATGATTATGGGGATCTTGCGTGCTctgaaaggaagagagagatGAACAGAAATGTCAGAATCTCCACCCTATCACTTCAGCAGGTGATGGAAGTGAGGTGCTTGGTGGCTCCAATAAGCTCATCAGATTTAACtgagagctgtgcagcaccagtGTTTGATACTATATAGCGAGGTCCCAACAAAATTCCGTCATTTGTAGATGCAAAGCACTCAGCACCCTCAGACTATGAACACCCAAGACCTCCCAGACCTCTGATGCTCCTGCAGGAATTCAGCCTAGCGGTCTGAACCCACTAAGAGATAACAATAAGCATCTAACCTTGATGTAGGGGGAAAATATAAATCCAGGTACTTGAAGAACAAATCCACTCTTTGTTTGACAGAAGGTTTTTCCCCACACAACACTATTTTTAGTACCAGGACAAACTGGTATTTACAGAGAAATTTGCATCCTGAGAGCATCAGCTACATTTCAAGAAGGATACATGAAACAGTGACTATTCAGGTACCAAAACCTATTACAGCTGGGGTGGAGCACAGCACCTGCTCACAGTGCTTCCAATTAAAGagcaaaaaaattctgaatacAATTTAACTTCATGAAAGCAGGTTTAAGTCAGCAAAGCATCATCAGCCAGTCTGGAATCCAGCCAGGGCATCAGGTTTTAAGTGTATCAGACTTGAAAAGTAACACAACTTCTTTACATTCAGGGAGGTTGTTTTTCCAGTAGTAAAGTAACTCCCCAATGCCAAGAATTACAACTGAATTTTGGCACAGAACAGGACACACCACCCTGACTTATTTTTCAGAACTCACACACAGGCAGTGACCAGAAGCAACTCAGTCTGAGCCTGGAGATCAGACAGGAATATGACCTAAAGTGCTTTCAGCAATGGCAGAGGGAGCTGTCATAGATAAAAAATCTGCAAGAGCAGTTTCTGTGCACTGAGAAACCGGGGAAGCAGGGGGACAATTTTGTTCAAGGACAGTGACCTAATCAGTAACAGAGTCCAGCTGCTTCCATGTGAACTGGACTTCACAGGAAAACTGTGGGacagcagggagctctgctgtggAAAAGTGGGCCTGCAAGTGGTCATCCAAAAGCTGCCTCTTTGCAGTCAGAAAGGACTTATTCACCTTTCTGTAAGCAGGGGGAAAGGACAAGAAGCCAAGCATGGAAGGGTGCAGGAAATAAACATTCTCATCAGCCTGatccttattttaatttttgctagCACTTCATTTGAACACAGTTCTGTTCAGCTGGCTGCTTCAAAACAATTCCATTTGGGAAATTAAATCAATTCCCAAAAGATGAGGACCTTGGGATCCcatcacagaaataaagaatacTGGGAACGTGAAGTAGAAGAGGTCCAGAGCACTCATAATCATCAGTTTGCAGGAGCAACTAGTCTGggagagagcagctgtggagaAACTACAgggtgaaaaaaggaaaaggcagcTATAGTGCTCACTGATATTGATGGAAAACAAGGCTGTCTTAGACCAAACTGCTACATGTTGGGATGAGGAGAGGACTGCTGGCTTTACAGAAATCGGTACAAAATCTGTGACTTACTTGAGTTCTTTCATGGCAATGAGCAAGGGGTCTGTCTCTCCTTCCAGCTCCACCATCACAGGGGCACACATCCTAGGAAAAACATCAACAGCCACTTGAGCAAAAACACAGAGAGGGAAGAGCTAAACACCTGCTTACCTGTGTCACCTCTACAACAGCCAATGAAGTAGGGGGGTGGGACACCATCCTGGCAAAACTGATTTGCTCTGTTGTGCACTTGAAGGAGAAAATTCCCCCAGATGGTTACAGACCAAACTTTTACTTCAGCGCTCTTCTTGTCCCATCCCTAGGGCTCTGCCAACCAGCTCAAGCTCAAGGACTGGTCAAATCCACTCTCCTAGTCGCCCTCTGCTGTATACTTGAACATGTAGAAAAGAATGTTTCTAAAATTAATGCAATTAAAAGGTTGCAATTGCTGTAAAATGAGCAGACCTTCTACAGCTCCAACACATCGCTTACATTCTGACCTACTCACAGCTCCCAGGCTTTGatcaggagaagagaagggctGGATTTACAAGGCATTTTAcctcttggaagaaaaaaatcagcattttgcaAAGGATTGTGACTACACCCATGCCCTGGACAGTGGTGGCAGAGAAAGCTCACGTTATGTGTGGGTGAGGgcatgggagctgctgctggtctgGGTTCAGAACTGGAAGTAGAAGTTGCTGGTGAAGCAGAACCAGGTGCCAGAGTGTTTTGGATTAAAGGCCTGGCACTGCCTTTATCTCCCCTCATTCTTCTTGCCTCTCACCAACTGAAAGAACATGCATAAAACAGCTTCACAGGCTGTGCAAAGAACAGCTTGCCTGCCTGTGAGCTTCTAAATGATGCACCAGAGAAGCCTCATTATGAAGGTGGATATAAACAAGATGAAACTCAAACCCTTGCCAATGTCTAACATTCTCTCTCAGAAGGTAGTTTCTCAAAAAGCACAccaatatttattattaaaacaaatCTAAAAAGTCAAATGGATTAAGAGCAGCCAGCCTTGACAGCActtaaagtaaattttaaatgttattgtCTATTCTAAATAAGGCCTTTTTATTGCAAATACTTCAAAAACCTTACAGCTACCCACAATGCAACTGCATTTGGAACAAATTTCAGGTTGGTTTCTTCACTCCCAATTCCTACAGCCCTGAGGTATCAACTGAAGTTGTTTTGAAGCATCTCTATCTCAAACATCACCTTTCACAAACCAGTTATGAACTCTCAAGTCCATGCTGACTCTctgaggaaaaacagaaacCAGAACTGTCTTGTCCCATTCCCTAGTAATTTTGTCTGTGATCTAGGAAAACTCACTGTGGCTACTAAATGCTCCCTCTTTATGCACACGTAGCACAGTTTCAGGCAAGGAGAGACACACAGACTTCAGGTGCAATAAAGAGTTAGCTTCAGTTTACCAGAGGATGACATGCAAGCTCAGCAGTCATGCAAAGGATTCAGAAGACCTGGGAATTTTTAAGGGAAGAGGAAAGCGCTAATCAGTGTAAAAGgaggcacagctgcagcagtgctggggacacagtGGGCAATACTCACGCTATCTGCAGGGCACGAGTGCCCAGGACTCTGGCTCGCTCGTACTTGGTCATGTAGGGGGTCGTGATCCGCTTCTGGTTCGCCTGCTGCCGCTCTCCTGAGGGCAGAATCTCCACGTTCTCCTGTCCCTCCTGGGGGAAACAGACCACGCCGCTGCTCAGCCGCACCCGCCACCGAGGCCGAGGTGTGGGGGGAGCCGCTGAGGCCtccccagccacagcagccGCGCAGCCAGGCCGCCACGCGGCCCTGCGAGCGGCACCCACCTCCTCCGCGTTCTCCAGGTCCTCCAGGCCCTCATCCTCCTCCACATCGTCGAAGTCATCCCCGTCAAAGCTGCGGGAGAGACACACACGTCGCACTTGTGGCCGGGCCGCCCCCACCCGCGCCGGCGCCTTGCCTCCCCTCCATGCGCCCGCCGCCCCGCTCCCTCcctgcgcccgccgccccgCTCTCACTTGTCCTCGTTGTCAGACATGTTGCCCGCCGGGCGCTCCTGACCGGCACTTCCGGGAGCAACTTCCGGCCGCTGCCGTGACGCTACCGGAAGTCATCCCGCGCCGTTGCCCTGgcaaccgccgccgctgccccgtcCCGCCCGTGGCGATGGAGGCCGCAGGGTCCCCGGGCCGCGGCGGGCTCTCGGCGGCGGGCAGGCCGGCCCGGTACAGCACAGGCACCCGGGAGTTCGTGAGAGGTAACGGCGGAGCGCGCCGAGGCCGCGCTCAGCTGCTTGGGGCGCCGGGGTCCCGCCCACCGCGCCTCGCCCCTAAGCAGAGCGTCCCACCGCGGTCCGGCAACCGGCGGGCCCGTCGCCGGTGTTGTCGCCCCGGCTGGAGTCTCCTAAACCCGCATCTTCCCTTTCGGATTGGAGTTGTGAGAGGAGGTGACCCTAGAGCGGGTTCTCCAGCCCGGCTCTGCTGCCTCTTCATCGACGCGTTGTGTTTTTCAGGGATGATGGAGGAGTTGCAGATGACGCATTCCCAGAAGCGATACCTGATGGACTATGTGAAACGTGAGTGAGGCCCCCTGGCTCTCCTGCCCGTTGCTGTGCTGTGGTGTGGAGCTTTTGCATCTCTGCATTCACCCAGAGCCTGCTCGGATGGGCGAATGCTTTAAACCAGCAGCACAGCGGCTGCTGAcacatggggacaaggggagAGCTGTCCCCACGGGTCACCCAGGAAACAAGGCGTAACGGTGTGACTTGAACCGCAGTCTGTCGTGCCCAGTAACCAGGGTGAGACATCTAGGGCACTGGGGTCTTCGTTTGTGATGCTGCTATAGATTAACAGGTAGATCTGCTGGTAATGGCCCTGAGCCATCCATTCACAGTCCCTCCTGTCTgatttgctgttatttttggTTCGTCCCCCAGGCGGAGATGCCCTGCCCCTTCAGAGATTCTCCCCATCCAGCAAACAGCCAGTAACTGTTTCCTCCCCAGCAGTCTGTCAGCCACACAGGCTTCCAGCTAGACCGCTTCTCCGACCTGCCAGGGTCTGCCAGGCAGGGGATGCCTACACCCGGGAGAAATTCAAGCCACAGCCCACACGTAAGTCAGCGAACACTGATAATAAATACATGGTGATGCCTGGAGCCTCTCTTCTCCTTCTGTCCATCCCCTGCCTCAATCTCAGCAGTGGCAGTGTATCTGAATTGCTGTATCACGTCCTCATGCTCTCAGTCTGCAAAGATGCTTCAGAAACGGATCTCTGAGGGAGCACCTCCTGTAAGTACTCGCTGACTTCTGCCTGCCAGCTGAGGGGTGACAGGTGATAGCGACCTGCACAGTCCCTGAGTAAGGAAGGGGCACTACATGATTTTTTAGCACATAAATGTGAACCACACCTCTGATGTTGGTTTGGTGGGCTCTGTACACCCATGTGGTGCTTGCACACAGTCCAGGGATGGACTGACATTAATGAAACACTTCCTCTGGCACAGTTAGCAGGGAAGCAGTGTGGTCAGGCTCCTCCATGAGGAGACGTGCTGATAAtaatgcttttttcctttgtcattCTTAGGAGatttggaaaaggagaagagaagacttCAGAACATTTTAGCAACAGGGAAGGATGAGGTGGAGGAGAAAGTGGAGCAGGTGTTCAttcagaaaaaggaagaggagataGCTGAGGCTGACCGGTTTGAAGAATGTACGTCGTCATGTCCccaggagggaggcaggaagcCTGGGAAGCCAGCTCCCTCctagggctgggctggcagctgtgttGACAGTAACCTGAAGCACATTACAGGAGGAGCCACAAAGGCCAGTTCCCAAGAGAAAGGACTCGCTGCTGTGACACTCTGATCCAGCCATCCTCACAGAGCTTATACTGACGAGGTTTGCTGGCAGATGGGCTGCCCACACAAAATGCACCCTGCTGGCAGGGGATAGCCTGGGGATGTGCAGGGATACATGGGAAACAAGCTCAGGTACTGTTGGTCCTTTTCCCAGCAAGTATGACTCAACATAGACCATGTCACTTGATAGCCTGACCAGTTTGGGCCATTCCACTCCAGGATCACAGCAGTTATACTAGCAAAGCTTGAATATCAGGCAGAATTTGAGGCAGTGAAAGACTCTGGCCTGCAGTGTATACTGGGATAGCAAAACACTGCCTTATACCTTTCTGTGCTTGAATCTTCAGTGTGTGTGTACAGCCCTGGCAGCCTTttgccagccagggcagcacaaagaTGGGCATTGCTAGAATAGTGTGTACAAAAGGGATAccccctgctgcagggagctaGTGCAGCTGATTTTACACAAGCTTGGTAGCCTCCAACACTTGTCACAAGCTGAATGTTGTTTGTGCTGCAAAGCAGCAGCCTGGTCTTGGATGGTTGCAGTTACTGGGTGACACATATCAACTTATAAACCTTAACAGCAGGTTCTGTCTCCATCCACCAACTGGTTTAATTGCCCACAAGCAAAAGAGAATTGTCTACATAAAGAAAACTAGAAAACTGCTGTTCCTGGGAGTCAGGGAGTGGTAAGAAGTTGGGCAGAGGGAACATATCCATTATGTGAGGGACTGCTGAGGTATCGTGATGACATGTTGGGCAAGGTGAGTGTTACAGCAGATATCACCCTGCCTTGATGGGGCTGCTGTTCAAGCAGAACTTTAGGAAATTGGGGGTTCAGATCTAgacagaaatgtgttttcttgctttttggCTGCATGCTGTTTCCACAGTTCTTTCTCTTATCCACCAGTGATGAATGAAATTCAAGAGAGGAGGGAATTCCTGGAAGAGATGGAAGCTCTAGGACAGGGCAAGAAGTATCAAGGGGTCGTCCTCACTGAAATCTCACAGGTATGCAAGGGCCTTGGCTGAACAGTGCATGAAGGGAATCCCACATGTCAGAGATCATAAAGCAGAGTCTTCTCTGATATCTGAGCAGGGAAGGGGGCAAAGAGCTGCTTTCCTTCATGGCACAGCTCAGGCATGAATGTGGGGAATGGTGGATAGCAGTTTTCCagctttctttccatctctgtGTGTAACTTTATCAGGGAAACAGAGTTTTTATTCTTGAGATTggcaagagaaataaaaaaaagctgctGGCTTTCTCCCTACTCAGCTCTCCCCCTTTCTACTTTGCAGAAATTGAATGAGATGGAGAGCATTGACAAGAAGAGAAGTGAGGAAATGAGAAATATCATGACAAAAGCCTTCCCTGTTGGGAACAAATCCAATCTCCAAGACTAGGCGAAGGGCAAAACACAGGTGCAATTTGTTCCCACCTATTCTTCCCAGACTCTGGGCATCAGAGGCTAGTCTGTGTCTGTTTCCAAAGAGGGGGCAGCACGATCTGTTGCCAGAAACTAGAAGGCAGGACCAATTTGTACATACACAGTGACAGAAGTTGTAAAATCCTTCCCACACACTGGATCCCTTCTTGCTCAATAATATTAAAgacatgaaaacacacagcaaCAGCTCCCAAAACATGACAAAGCAGAgccttctttttcctctgcagtgCCTCAGCAATCCATCCATAGAAATGTCATTCCTTCCCATCTACCCAGAGGTGGAGGTTTCTTGTGACAGCATGATGGTAACACACGCTGACACCATACCTGTAACTTGCTTGCTCCTGGCCCTGTGATGCCAGGAATGTCTCTGGAGGGAGTGCAGCTGTACAGCCTTGTGTAATCACAGCCCTTGGCATTGCTGCAGGTCACTGTGACTGTGACCTGCGGCATCAGCAAACCTCTGGTGGCAGCCCACTGGGCAGGAACTCAGGAACACAGCTGTGCcaagcagggacagggaatttCACCCCAGTGGCTGCTGCTCTTTGCTGTGAACTTGCTGTGATTTTTTGGTTAATGAAAGCATGGTATGCAGAATAGCCACTCTATTCCCATAGAAACTGGAAATGGTTCTTTGCTCACCCATAAATACTTGTACTTCTGTCCTCCAGCAGGCTGAAGCATTATGTCCCACTTTGCCTGTGGAAATCCCAGCATAATGTCCAGTTTCCAATTTCCTTAAGGTCCCATCCTCTGCTTGTTAGCAATACTCAGCCACTTTCCAAAGCCAGGCAGCATGCCCTGGCCCTGGGACAGCGCGAGTGCACAAAAGAATCAGAAACCTAATCCACAATCATTTTTTAAATCcaatgtttcttttatttctgttcaggTGAATGGAAGTCATGGGGTTAGTACAGTATAATTTACAAACCAAATTTCTGACCGGGCACAGGGCCAAGGGGTGTCAGGCTACAGTAATCCCAATGGCCTTTGGCAACAGTGATGTGACAGTAGGCTCTAAAGCAGATTTGTTTCTCCTTGGAGAAGAGTTGTGCTTTGGGATCTCCCCTCCCCTACCACTGTTCCTCATCAGCCTGCTGGGTATAGCAAGGGTGAGATGGCATTaccagcacagggctgagctggccAGCTCCCAGCCACGGGGGCCATGCTGGGATTGAGGAGGGGCTCAGGTCCCTCTGGTTTTGGGAAATGAGGATCCCTCTCCAGAATGCTACACCAGCCACCTTGCAAGGCACTGCTCTGAGAGTATTTTGGCTAAA harbors:
- the C1AH22orf23 gene encoding UPF0193 protein EVG1 isoform X1 produces the protein MEAAGSPGRGGLSAAGRPARYSTGTREFVRGNGGARRGRAQLLGAPGSRPPRLAPKQSVPPRSGNRRARRRCCRPGWSLLNPHLPFRIGVVRGGDPRAGSPARLCCLFIDALCFSGMMEELQMTHSQKRYLMDYVKRGDALPLQRFSPSSKQPVTVSSPAVCQPHRLPARPLLRPARVCQAGDAYTREKFKPQPTRDLEKEKRRLQNILATGKDEVEEKVEQVFIQKKEEEIAEADRFEELMNEIQERREFLEEMEALGQGKKYQGVVLTEISQKLNEMESIDKKRSEEMRNIMTKAFPVGNKSNLQD
- the POLR2F gene encoding DNA-directed RNA polymerases I, II, and III subunit RPABC2 codes for the protein MSDNEDNFDGDDFDDVEEDEGLEDLENAEEEGQENVEILPSGERQQANQKRITTPYMTKYERARVLGTRALQIAMCAPVMVELEGETDPLLIAMKELKARKIPIIIRRYLPDGSYEDWGVDELIITD
- the C1AH22orf23 gene encoding UPF0193 protein EVG1 isoform X2 → MEAAGSPGRGGLSAAGRPARYSTGTREFVRGMMEELQMTHSQKRYLMDYVKRGDALPLQRFSPSSKQPVTVSSPAVCQPHRLPARPLLRPARVCQAGDAYTREKFKPQPTRDLEKEKRRLQNILATGKDEVEEKVEQVFIQKKEEEIAEADRFEELMNEIQERREFLEEMEALGQGKKYQGVVLTEISQKLNEMESIDKKRSEEMRNIMTKAFPVGNKSNLQD